From one Psilocybe cubensis strain MGC-MH-2018 chromosome 13, whole genome shotgun sequence genomic stretch:
- a CDS encoding putative GTP-binding protein P8A3.11c, mitochondrial: MERHAIDVPIWYSSKERVRTEHDVDYETDSTTSEGSAVETDEDAVTFRPAAKANVHQISYLLFMSRLPPLLRSICIHQKQNPFSYCHRHVSSQEKPETPAYTSDDLETFRRRRKTDWKRRQGGQSFLDNVIVTVRGGTGGSGCAAFHREKFKPFGPPSGGDGGRGGDVYILPTSTLTTLSTVPKKVRGENGAHGQGTWQNGKAGAPYVIKVPVGTVVRQLPWDDPRRAKDAWESEEESLQGLSPSEKREKMRDKRWVHYPEHHDVNIERDSFLEAEEAYYNSERVRRYESRRKAMEEPIYLDLDKEEIFEKPVNAPLGTRHRENLGHLVASGGLGGLGNPHFVSAENRSPKFATRGIEGERVTLSLELKLLADIGLVGMPNAGKSTLLRALTGGRAKSEVASYAFTTLNPVVGIVRVAEDGTFEGSISGQTVHEETWKEELEEQEKIERGDYAMSPTRNQITEELPANLTSPLKPGHHFDVFETFRFTIADNPGLISRASENVGLGHAFLRSMERSLALVYVVDFSMEKPWDELSVLRDELEKYQPGMSEKARLVLANKADLLASDGDPAAVEQAKEKLRVLEEYVTTSMTLPDGRLLDVVPISAKFSQNLRKVVGLMQKYVEEERDRMEEESEADPYSE; encoded by the exons ATGGAACGACATGCTATAGACGTACCTATTTGGTATAGCAGCAAG GAGCGAGTCCGCACAGAACATGATGTAGATTATGAAACAGATTCTACGACGTCGGAGGGCTCTGCAGTC GAGACAGATGAAGATGCAG TCACTTTTCGACCCGCCGCGAAAGCCAACGTACACCAAATTTCGTATCTTCTCTTCATGTCCcgtctccctcctcttctacGGTCTATTTGTATCCATCAGAAGCAAAATCCATTTTCATACTGTCATCGACACGTATCAAGTCAAGAAAAACCTGAAACACCCGCGTACACAAGTGATGACCTCGAGACCTTTCGAAGACGACGCAAAACAGACTGGAAACGGAGACAAGGA GGGCAATCATTTCTCGATAATGTCATAGTGACAGTTAGAGGAG GAACGGGAGGTTCTGGCTGCGCCGCGTTCCACAGAGAAAAGTTCAAACCTTTCGGTCCACCTTCCGGAGGGGACGGCGGGCGCGGAGGAGACGTGTACATACTCCCAACTTCGACTCTCACAACGCTAAGCACCGTGCCCAAGAAGGTCAGAGGTGAAAACGGCGCTCACGGGCAGGGGACGTGGCAGAATGGCAAAGCCGGGGCACCGTACGTGATAAAAGTGCCTGTTGGGACAGTCGTTAGACAGCTTCCTTGGGACGACCCGCGACGGGCGAAGGACGCTTGGGAGTCAGAGGAAGAGTCGTTGCAGGGCCTGTCTCCCTCTGAGAAACGCGAAAAAATGCGGGATAAACGATGGGTGCATTATCCTGAACACCACGATGTGAATATCGAACGAGACTCGTTCTtagaggcggaggaggcatATTACAATTCTGAGAGGGTACGGAGGTACGAAAGCAGAAGAAAAGCTATGGAAGAACCGATctacctcgacctcgacaaagaggaaatttttgaaaaaccTGTCAATGCACCACTTGGCACGCGACATCGAGAAAACCTAGGTCATCTCGTTGCTTCGGGCGGCCTTGGGGGGCTAGGAAACCCTCACTTCGTATCTGCCGAGAACCGTTCACCCAAATTCGCAACGCGAGGAATCGAAGGCGAGCGAGTGACACTCTCCCTGGAGCTAAAACTGCTAGCCGACATCGGCCTCGTTGGGATGCCAAACGCCGGCAAAAGCACATTACTTCGAGCCCTCACAGGCGGACGGGCGAAGAGCGAAGTCGCGTCATACGCCTTCACGACACTGAACCCCGTCGTTGGAATCGTGCGCGTAGCAGAAGACGGCACATTCGAAGGCTCCATCTCCGGGCAAACAGTGCACGAGGAAACATGGAAAGAGGAACtcgaagaacaagaaaagatCGAGCGAGGCGACTACGCCATGTCTCCTACGCGAAACCAGATCACAGAGGAGCTCCCCGCCAACTTAACATCTCCGCTGAAACCAGGCCACCACTTTGACGTCTTCGAGACGTTCCGGTTCACCATTGCGGATAACCCTGGACTCATTTCTCGCGCGTCAGAAAATGTCGGTTTGGGTCATGCGTTCTTGCGTTCTATGGAGCGATCACTGGCGCTTGTATACGTCGTAGATTTCTCCATGGAAAAGCCCTGGGACGAGCTTTCCGTACTTCGAGACGAGCTGGAAAAGTATCAGCCCGGAATGAGCGAGAAGGCTAGGCTTGTGCTTGCCAATAAAGCAGACCTCCTGGCTAGTGACGGGGACCCAGCCGCTGTTGAACAGGCTAAAGAGAAACTCAGGGTTCTTGAAGAGTATGTTACGACGTCTATGACGCTGCCTGACGGGCGACTATTGGATGTAGTTCCGATATCGGCCAAATTTAGTCAAAATCTGCGCAAGGTAGTCGGCTTGATGCAGAAGtatgttgaagaagaaagggatcGTATGGAAGAAGAATCGGAGGCGGACCCATATTCAGAGTGA
- a CDS encoding Abhydrolase domain-containing protein mpaH produces MKPNSYPEPPPFQWDPYPVRVPLPVYPPTEPLPHPLPSLPSPPRQPNFSAPYTLTTHLFPACYLRSTRPAPVPTPPSPSLSKDERKQFLKETRKELDRLRTFKETDGYPRVLWNCVNRYVKNGLNEKQANAGVTLFFAHANGFPKEIFEPTLAHLLSSPAAAVIDEVWVWESIQHGDAALINAPSASGLFDWQDNGRDISNFLLYFMPSSSTASTLPTHLPRVSTECTATRARSGFASRNLIAIGHSYGGCTSALAAILYPSLFKALYLIDPVILSPTPPPPLPAGTTPSGDLALGALSRRDGWESREEALASFSQNPFFKAWDPEVLKIYIECGTHFVEQESGKRTLRLKMPGVQEAVVFVEVHTEKEVFHLLGSGGFEGLSSSEKEAPDSSQKKKKTIDDIPIRWCVPGKPGARELRDEVGGTQQRVWLRSMRSHWTGRGRGVRDTNVRILGGGHLIPQEAPKELADDLGEYILELSSSEYPSSISPSDTPRTRQFNVKASL; encoded by the exons ATGAAGCCCAACTCGTACCCAGAACCCCCACCGTTCCAATGGGACCCATATCCTGTGCGCGTTCCACTCCCGGTCTATCCCCCTACAGAGCCTCTACCGCATCCACTGCCTTCTTTGCCTTCACCACCTCGCCAACCAAATTTCTCCGCTCCCTACACGTTAACTACCCATCTTTTTCCGGCATGCTATCTGCGCAGTACGCGCCCTGCACCAGTTCCAACGCCTCCATCACCCAGCCTGTCGAAGGATGAGAGGAAACAGTTTCTGAAGGAGACCAGGAAAGAGTTGGATCGGCTTAGAACTTTCAAAGAAACGGACGGCTATCCCAGAGTCCTGTGGAACTGTGTCAATCGATACGTTAAAAATGGGTTGAATGAAAAGCAGGCAAATGCAGGGGTTACACTTTTCTTCGCTCATGCCAATGGGTTCCCGAAAGAG ATATTCGAGCCCACGTTGGCTCATCTCCTTTCTTCTCCAGCTGCGGCTGTGATTGACgaggtatgggtatgggagTCTATCCAGCACGGCGACGCAGCACTCATTAACGCTCCCTCTGCTTCTGGTTTAT TCGACTGGCAAGACAACGGACGTGACATTTCCAACTTTCTGCTGTATTTCAtgccttcttcttctaccgCGTCGACCCTGCCCACACATCTCCCACGCGTCTCGACTGAGTGCACTGCGACACGCGCACGGTCCGGGTTCGCGTCGCGTAATCTTATCGCAATTGGCCACTCATATGGCGGGTGCACCTC TGCATTGGCGGCCATACTTTATCCAAGTCTCTTCAAGGCACTGTATCTCATCGACCCAGTAATTCTCAGCCCGacacctcctccccctcttcCTGCGGGCACGACTCCTTCAGGAGACCTGGCGCTCGGTGCTTTGAGTCGAAGAGACGGTTGGGAAAGTCG GGAAGAAGCCCTCGCGTCCTTTTCGCAGAACCCATTCTTCAAGGCATGGGATCCCGAAGTACTCAAGATATACATCGAGTGCGGGACACATTTTGTTGAGcaggagtctggaaaacgtACACTCAGGCTCAAGATGCCGGGTGTGCAAGAGGCGGTCGTGTTCGTGGAGGTGCATACGGAGAAAGAGGTGTTTCATTTGCTTGGGAGTGGTGGGTTCGAGGGGCTGTCGTCGTCAGAGAAAGAGGCACCAGACAGTAGccagaagaaaaagaaaacgataGACGACATCCCGATTCGGTGGTGCGTGCCTGGTAAACCCGGGGCGCGGGAGCTGCGCGATGAGGTTGGGGGTACGCAGCAGCGTGTGTGGCTGCGGTCGATGCGCTCGCACTGGACGGGCAGAGGGCGGGGTGTACGGGATACGAATGTGAGGATTTTGGGTGGGGGGCATTTG ATCCCGCAGGAAGCGCCAAAGGAACTTG CGGATGATTTGGGAGAGTACATCCTTGAACTCAGCTCTTCTGAATATCCTTCGTCTATCTCTCCTTCGGATACGCCACGGACACGTCAGTTCAATGTCAAGGCGAGTCTTTAG
- a CDS encoding Small glutamine-rich tetratricopeptide repeat-containing protein 2 produces MPPKTSLHCNQHAEHLKTQGNELFQQGQYKPAHRKYTEAIKADPGNAIYYANRAACNLAMKEWATELDPNYAKAWSRLATAAFHMSSYPKSINAWETALKCLPPVEQSSETDKKLRAQFKAGLAQAKKAGEKPFVKEEHTRVYSEDAAKELPWHRAAAMESEIVSQMKISCAIVILQAYREFKTAVEDMKKIKKIGEVNGRPRLYGKSGTLEGICNGIMSDPRVFHLDCTDWMIFEASAFNAWQDGGAKVVKAEAPKRLKREGWSKLRPALSVTVRAWIIAGFVGGSIGKYAAAMEYHSRALEVLEWGERTWQNVPFTERGVMFRKTFIRAVKRMKLSSMHNCIVNNVEGVDFTVEDMADLARDIITDVEANPPLPEYPGEPLDLTFTFGYYIYPKAAALSTLAWHYMQLGHKATTADDAQAAYSQSADYYMQAAQIYPPDEEQMLIYYKVAVEAYWFSPEGKTLEEVLPTLMTIYERLPHVVRIWEHSALASSRDSQVVYALDFMTRCGEALESGKITKKSFVRPKDMVSAV; encoded by the exons ATGCCACCGAAAACATCATTACACTGCAACCAACACGCAGAGCATCTCAAAACGCAGGGAAACGAGCTGTTCCAACAGGGCCAGTACAAGCCTGCGCATCGCAAGTATACTGAAGCGATCAAAGCTGATCCGGGCAATGCTATTTATTATGCGAATCGCGCTGCCTGCAATTTGGCTATGAAAGAGTGG GCTACAGAGTTGGACCCAAACTACGCCAAAGCATGGTCGCGACTCGCAACTGCCGCCTTCCACATGTCATCCTATCCAAAAAGTATCAACGCATGGGAGACAGCGCTCAAGTGTCTTCCCCCGGTAGAGCAATCAAGTGAGACGGACAAGAAGCTTCGTGCGCAGTTCAAGGCGGGCTTGGCGCAAGCGAAGAAAGCTGGCGAGAAACCGTTCGTGAAAGAGGAGCATACGCGTGTGTATTCAGAGGATGCGGCTAAGGAGCTGCCGTGGCATCGTGCTGCGGCTATGGAGAGTGAGATTGTTTCGCAGATGAAGATATCTTGT GCTATTGTGATTCTTCAAGCTTATCGA GAATTCAAAACTGCAGTTGAAGATATGaagaaaattaaaaaaatagGCGAGGTAAACGGGAGGCCCAGGCTTTACGGAAAATCAGGA ACTCTGGAAGGCATTTGCAACGGGATTATGTCTGACCCTCGAGTATTCCATCTTGACTGTACAGACTGGA TGATTTTCGAAGCGTCTGCATTCAACGCCTGGCAAGACGGGGGCGCTAAAGTAGTCAAGGCTGAAGCTCCGAAACGACTCAAACGAGAAGGATGGAGCAAACTTCGTCCTGCATTATCCGTCACTGTTCG GGCTTGGATTATTGCCGGGTTTGTGGGCGGATCCATTGGAAAGTACGCCGCTGCAATGGAATATCACTCTCGTGCACTGGAAGTTCTTGAATGGGGTGAACGTACATGGCAAAATGTACCTTTCACCGAGAGAGGCGTCATGTTCCGTAAAACTTTCATTCGGGCGGTGAAGCGTATGAAGCTGTCTTCTATGCACAAT TGCATTGTCAACAATGTGGAAGGTGTCGACTTTACGGTTGAAGATATGGCGGATTTGGCGCGCGACATTATCACCGACGTTGAGGCTAATCCACCCCTGCCGGAGTATCCGGGCGAACCTCTCGATCTAACCTTCACATTCGGATATTACATTTACCCCAAAGCTGCAGCTCTCTC AACCCTTGCCTGGCACTACATGCAGCTTGGGCATAAAGCGACTACAGCCGACGACGCTCAAGCTGCGTATTCTCAATCAGCAGATTACTACATGCAAGCTGCCCAAATCTACCCACCTGACGAGGAGCAAATGCTTATCTACTATAAAGTCGCGGTGGAGGCGTACTGGTTCTCGCCCGAAGGAAAGACGCTCGAAGAGGTTCTTCCTACCTTAATGACGATTTACGAGCGACTGCCGCACGTCGTCAGGATATGGGAACACTCGGCGCTGGCGAGCAGTCGAGATTCACAAGTTGTTTATGCTCTTGATTTTATGACGCGCTGCGGGGAGGCACTAGAGAGTGGAAAGATTACTAAGAAAAGCTTTGTCAGGCCAAAGGATATGGTGAGTGCGGTTTAA
- a CDS encoding MFS transporter prlL codes for MPKSGNAHVIDAFNRNFGITDNNKWTLVLSIFYVGYCLLEMPANVLQRHIGANRFFFLSLTFWGLSSLSVVYAKGYGGILVLRVLMGIGEAGYYAGMIYYLSFWYKRNELALRISLCMTGTLPGAIGGLLAFGLVRAHTSVLTGWQFLFLVEAIPTLIMAVMILFFLPSFPFSAGFLSPRERAIAQARLNRDHKPQSHGGMNGWKGFKAIISDINAWLFMLIYASFNVGVATVSYFLPTLIKNLGFSSINAQGLTVAPYVVGWFMVFLQALHSDRTRERGYHIMASCAVSFIGYIILATSVQKSVGAAYFALFLVVGGNYSLFPLVMSWAANAFSPTSKRGVGTAFIVSISNCVSIASPQIYFDPEDSFRKGHAISAACLLLAFLATATLKIRLSLLNKRNAQRLSSLSKQEKDKVPQLSDEEIWDNDPRYVFMT; via the exons ATGCCAAAAAGCGGAAATGCGCACGTCATCGACGCTTTCAACCGCAACTTC GGAATTACGGATAACAACAAATGGACTCTTGTTCTGAGCATCTTTTACGTAGGATATT GTCTGTTGGAAATGCCTGCTAACG TATTGCAACGACACATTGGAGCCAATCGTTT CTTCTTCCTTTCGTTGACCTTCTGGGGCCTCTCGTCTCTTTCGGTCGTTTATGCGAAAGGATATGGTGGCATCTTGGTCTTGAG GGTATTGATGGGTATTGGAGAAGCTGGGTACTATGCTGGAATGATTTACTACCTGTCATTTTGGTACAAACG GAACGAACTGGCGCTACGCATCAG CTTGTGTATGACTGGAACGCTTCCTGGTGCTATTGGG GGCCTACTTGCATTTGGATTAGTCCGCGCCCACACTTCTGTGCTCACTGG ATGGCAGTTCTTGTTCCTC GTAGAAGCTATTCCCACATTGATCATGGCTGTGatgattcttttcttcttgccatcttttcccttttccgCGGGTTTCCTTAGTCCCAGGGAAAGAGCTATTGCGCAGGCAAGGCTGAACAGGGACCATAAGCCCCAGTCCCATGGAGGAATGAATGGTTGGAAGGGCTTTAAAGCCATAATTTCGGATATCAATGCGTGGCTTTTTATGCTCATTTATGCCAGCT TTAACGTTGGTGTTGCCACCGTATCCTACTTCTTGCCTACA TTGATCAAGAACCTTGGCTTTTCATCCATCAACGCTCAAGGCCTCACTGTTGCCCCTTATGTCGTAGGGTGGTTCATGGTCTTCTTACAAGCACTACATAGCGATCGTACGCGAGAGAGAGGATATCATATCATGGCGTCTTGTGCAGTCTCTTTCATTGGCTACATCATCTTGGCCACTTCTGTCCAGAAAAGTGTTGGTGCTGCCTACTTTGCCCTATTTCTTGTGGTCGGAGGGAATTATAGTCTATTTCCGCTTGTTAT GAGCTGGGCAGCCAACGCATTTTCACCTACTTCCAAAAGAGGTGTAGGAACTGCTTTCATAGTCTCCATATCTAACTGCGTCTCGAT TGCTTCGCCTCAAATATACTTCGATCCGGAAGACTCTTTCAGGAAAGGGCACGCAATCTCCGCTGC ATGTTTGCTACTGGCGTTCCTTGCGACGGCCACTTTGAAAATACGGCTCAGCCTTCTCAACAAACGTAATGCTCAACGGTTGTCCTCGTTGTCAAAGCAAGAAAAGGACAAAGTTCCTCAGTTAAGCGATGAAGAAATATGGGATAACGATCCTCGCTATGTGTTCATGACTTGA